The Rosa rugosa chromosome 1, drRosRugo1.1, whole genome shotgun sequence genomic sequence GATGTTGATGTACAAGAAAGTGAGCTTGGTTATGAAAGTTCCAATGCAAGTGGGGTGAAAGACTACACTTCGGAGGAATgggtgcaatattggaaatcTAAGCTTCCTAATGGAGGGGAGATATTTGAAGATGATTCCGATGAAGATGATGTCTTTTCTAGTGAGGAGGATGCGGAGTTTGAAGTGATGCACCGCAATCGCTTATTCATTGAGGCCATATTTGAAGATGATTCTGATGAAGAGGATGTCTTGTCTAGTGAGGAGGATGCGGAATTCAAAGTCATACACCATAATCCTTTGTTCATTGAGGAGGATGCGGAGCTTGAAGTCATACATCATAATCCATTATTCATTGAGGTTGATTTTTCCATGGAGGAAGAGAGTCCTTCACTACCTTgtgatgaagaagttgaagaacCAAGGACTTTCTCTCCTACCACATCCAAAGAGATCCATCATGAGTTTCCCAAGGTGGATTGTAGAATATTGAGCACTTATGTTCTTAATGAGAGGATTGGGATCAAGGTACTTTTACCTCCCAATCCACCATTAAGTGGTCAATGTTTCTACAATGAGGtgatggattggaaaggaaatggagcacTTGCACTCACCCTTTCCCATCACTCTCAAGAGCTTCTACCACCTATTGTTCCTATGGGTATCATTTCTACACCActtgagaaggagaaggcaaggatagctcctagaagaaaaattgagaagaagaggaagattaaGAAGCTATACTTTTGGCCATCAAATGGAGTATTCTTATGTAGCTCTTGGTCTTGTCTCTATGATACATCAAAGAGTCCCTTAGCCCCAAACAATAGGGTGGTCGCACTTGAGAAGTATCCACCTTAACAAAGTTCACGTTCTATGGACCGgcaatgaagtccttaaacaaagcgctcgctagggaggcaaccctagcaCATCATCGGTAGTATTTCTTCCTTGAgtagtttatttttgttgtgAATAAAGCTTTTGAGTCATTTTTGGGAGGATGGGAGGTGTTTGGAGTTGGAAGTGTGAAGAAAGCAAGAATGTAGTGGTGTGCAGTTTCTTTCCAGAAATTGCAGTTCATTTTGGGTGactaaattttcatatttacatgttattttgagctgaatttttCTGTAGACATTCCACTTGTGTCTACTGTCTTGTGCCAAAATTTCAGACCTTTTGAGTCCTTGTAACTCCAGTTATTCAATGGTCAATGCATGGAGGTCAGAACAGAGACAGCTACTGTAGAGTGATTTTGGGAAGCTACACCCTCTACATATTAAGTTATTTGGAGCTCAAATTTTCCAGAGATGTATCTTCACATGTCCTCTATATGGTGGTACAACAGTTTTTGATTTGAGCCTCTCTAACTTCGGATATGGTGTTCCAAGCAACAGGGGCCAGAAACAGGGcacagcagaaactgcagaacagattagtgagtttggaggccaacgatTTTTGACTCAGAAATTATATTTCAGTGAAATTTTACCTTATGGTAGCCTTATGAGTCTAGTTTCATATCTCATTGGTCTCACCCTCTTTGCACCTCTGGAGCTTCAGATATTGCAGTTTTGGTGATTGAGGGTCAGCAGAAAACTTCTTGACAGATTAGCAAGTTTGACCAGCtttaattttcatttcaattGGAGATAGGTGGCTTACCTTATATGGATAGAAAGCTCTCTGAGTCTACTCTCCATTCCAAGTGGTCTCACTTCTTTGTCTCTTTCTGAGTATGATATATGAGCATTTGAAGACAGAAAGGTCATTGCTGGAAGTCTTCTGCACTTACTAGTTTTGTTCACTCGGGTTGGTTGGACTTCTTTGCACTTCATTTCATCTTTGGAGGATAATCTATGGGCAGTCGTGGAGTGTGTTGGATGTTTTCAAGGCCATGATCTTAATGGAGGACCCTTGTCCTTATTCTTTGATGGGCTATTTGTGATGCATTGCTCTTGGACACTACATATTTTTCAATGGAGTTGATCTTTTCATGAGCACCTAGAGCTATTATGGAGCATACGTTAAGGAAGTCAAGgtcttgtgccttgaggttggtgtcttcTAATGGTCTTCTCCGaaggtcgtgagcaatggaggtTCACCACAAGGGGGTTTTCCGTAACTTTTCTCCACATTTAGATTTTCACTTTCATAGTTAATTTTTGTGCCTTCGcccggacttcactctcatgcctaaatccgacacggattttagctttcgaactcactttacaacattgaggacaatgttggtttaagtgtgggggtgagggctcgggcgactaaaaaaaaaaaaattagattagctttatgtaattatattttagtggttaatgcctttttccaaccccaatgacgagaCATGGACTTAGcttgttatgattgtggatagattgagcatgatctaggactttaaatttgttttgtaattgagcgtatatgtgatctatgcttgactatatgtgtgcacatagcctattgttaggttggttcatcataattagagaagcatatagatgatTTGATTGACTTGCATACCTTTATTTGTGAGCTTAATTGTTAGACCTTAATTGTTAGGAAGTGGAAACTTGATTTTGATCCTATGAATGAGATTATTGGGAAAGTGGCCTTATGGGTTAGAATTTGTGGGTTGCCTGTTAAGTATTTCAAGGATTATACTGTTGCTAAAATTGGCAAGATTTTGGGAGATGTGGTTAAGGTTGATCAGGTTACTATTGGCCAAGCTAGAGGAAAATTTGCTCGAGTCTGTGTTGAAGTCGATCTAAGTAAACCATTGCGCCCTTTCGTGGAAGTGGAATCTGTGGCCTACAATGTGGTGTATGAAGGAATTTCTCTTATATGTTTTGAATGTGGATGTTTTGGTCATGCCAAAGATAAGTGCCCTTTTGTGCATATTGAGCCTAATATTCCTACTCAACCTCAGGACTCTTGCATCAACATTGAGGATCAAGTTATGGCCTCTACAGAAAAGGCTGATCTGCAGCATGTGTTGGACACTTCTAAAGTTCAAATTGCTGTTATTAAAGAAGATATGGGGCCATGGATGTTGATGAACTACAGgaataaaaagaaaaccagTGATACTGGGGGAGTTAAG encodes the following:
- the LOC133735979 gene encoding uncharacterized protein LOC133735979 — encoded protein: MDRWSYSWENPMGYEQPPQDRPYAPSKPSIEELFAQFKAISESVDLIMEQFKASLLQEQPPTTLYLQEPFFDQVEPISREDVHIKHLEQESFMQIDDYSDVDVQESELGYESSNASGVKDYTSEEWVQYWKSKLPNGGEIFEDDSDEDDVFSSEEDAEFEVMHRNRLFIEAIFEDDSDEEDVLSSEEDAEFKVIHHNPLFIEEDAELEVIHHNPLFIEVDFSMEEESPSLPCDEEVEEPRTFSPTTSKEIHHEFPKVDCRILSTYVLNERIGIKVLLPPNPPLSGQCFYNEVMDWKGNGALALTLSHHSQELLPPIVPMGIISTPLEKEKARIAPRRKIEKKRKIKKLYFWPSNGVFLCSSWSCLYDTSKSPLAPNNRVVALEKYPP